A window of Numenius arquata chromosome 6, bNumArq3.hap1.1, whole genome shotgun sequence contains these coding sequences:
- the GPR65 gene encoding psychosine receptor gives MNNTAKCHDDHTLDKYLFPFVYSMVMIISIPINCISLYASCVQVRKKNELAVYLFSLSLADLLYSLILPLWIDYAWNGDNWRLSALLCQISAFFMYMNFYTSTAFLACISIDRYLALVHPLKLQHLRTRRFSLIVSIIVWFLESILNSVILVNKEVFNDPCNFTNHTLCYDKYPLEWWQAQINLFRICSGYLVPLIIIVFCYHKIYQVVRCNQATVDEEKKKVRKLILNITVTFIVCFTPYHVMLLIRSIKEPHTTDPQVLQLMYKVYRITQALTSLNCVADPILYCFVSETARTDILNLFRCCLCLRKCERDQAKHHALYSSATKGRTSCEIETVRNA, from the coding sequence ATGAACAACACTGCTAAGTGCCATGATGATCACACCCTGGATAAATATTTGTTTCCATTTGTGTACAGCATGGTGATGATAATCAGTATTCCCATCAACTGCATATCCCTCTACGCATCTTGCGTTCAGGTGAGGAAGAAGAATGAGCTAGCAGTCTACCTCTTCAGCCTGTCCCTGGCTGACCTTTTGTACTCTCTGATTCTGCCTTTGTGGATTGATTATGCCTGGAATGGAGATAACTGGAGGCTCTCTGCCTTACTTTGTCAGATTTCCGCCTTCTTTATGTATATGAATTTCTACACCAGCACTGCGTTCCTCGCTTGCATCTCTATTGACAGGTACCTGGCGTTAGTTCACCCCTTGAAGCTCCAGCACTTGCGTACAAGAAGATTTTCGTTGATTGTCAGCATAATTGTTTGGTTTCTGGAAAGCATCTTGAATTCAGTCATATTGGTGAACAAAGAAGTATTCAACGATCCTTGCAATTTCACTAATCATACATTATGCTATGATAAATACCCCCTGGAATGGTGGCAGGCACAGATAAATTTGTTCCGGATATGCTCAGGGTACCTGGTCCCTTTGATAATCATCGTGTTTTGCTACCATAAGATCTACCAAGTAGTGAGATGTAATCAAGCCACAgtagatgaagaaaagaaaaaagtgaggaaaCTTATTCTGAATATCACAGTTACTTTCATTGTTTGCTTCACTCCTTATCACGTTATGTTGCTTATTCGCAGCATCAAAGAACCTCACACCACTGACCCACAGGTTTTGCAGTTGATGTACAaggtttacagaatcacacaggCTTTAACAAGTTTGAATTGTGTTGCCGATCCCATTCTTTACTGCTTTGTGAGTGAAACTGCACGAACAGACATACTAAATTTGTTCAGGTGTTGCTTATGCCTACGAAAATGTGAGAGAGACCAAGCGAAACACCATGCTCTGTACAGTTCCGCTACAAAGGGCAGAACTTCCTGTGAAATAGAGACTGTCAGAAATGCCTGA